A stretch of Telopea speciosissima isolate NSW1024214 ecotype Mountain lineage chromosome 11, Tspe_v1, whole genome shotgun sequence DNA encodes these proteins:
- the LOC122644915 gene encoding zinc finger BED domain-containing protein DAYSLEEPER-like, protein MLDSALFHRKALENLGLVEDNYKTCPDSDQWLKIEKLTGFLHPFYEITILLSGSKYPTSNLYFENVWEIHKSLLEEVSHGLSFMRPMAIEMKKKFDKYGRNYSPILAIALVFDPRYKLSFVTWAFAKLAPLDPTRIDMGNNVKSALYKLFNEYKSMNASDYEIPVLFTRPGKSRTRTEFMQSVIDEADNGTTSQLDVYLDESKIPFSDHDDEYDVLAFWKANGSRYPDMARMARDVLAIPVSTVASESAFSAGGRVIDKYQSKLLPTNTEALISEPVDDPVDVDNALGNVLGRLQIERETED, encoded by the exons ATGCTTGATTCTGCTTTATTTCATCGGAAAGCATTGGAGAACCTTGGACTAGTGGAGGACAATTATAAAACTTGTCCAGATTCTGATCAATGGTTAAAGATTGAAAAATTGACGGGCTTTTTGCATCCCTTCTATGAAATCACTATTTTGCTTTCAGGTTCTAAGTATCCTACATCAAAtttgtattttgaaaatgtttGGGAGATTCATAAAAGTTTGTTAGAAGAGGTATCACATGGGCTTAGTTTTATGAGGCCAATGGcaattgaaatgaaaaagaaatttgacaaATATGGGAGGAACTATAGTCCAATTTTGGCCATTGCCTTGGTGTTCGATCCTCGTTACAAGCTTAGTTTTGTGACTTGGGCATTTGCTAAGCTTGCTCCTTTGGACCCAACTAGAATTGATATGGGAAACAATGTGAAATCTGCTTTGTATAAGCTTTTTAATGAATACAAGAGTATGAATGCAAGTGATTATGAGATTCCAGTACTGTTCACTCGTCCTGGGAAATCTAGAACCAGAACT GAATTTATGCAATCCGTGATTGATGAGGCAGATAATGGAACTACATCTCAGCTAGATGTGTATCTAGATGAATCCAAGATTCCATTCAGTGATCATGATGATGAGTATGATGTGTTGGCTTTTTGGAAGGCGAATGGGTCAAGGTATCCAGACATGGCTCGGATGGCTCGTGATGTCTTAGCTATACCAGTTTCAACGGTTGCATCTGAGTCAGCTTTTAGCGCTGGGGGTCGTGTTATTGACAAATATCAGAGCAAACTACTACCTACCAACACTGAAGCACTGATAT CTGAACCTGTTGATGATCCCGTTGATGTGGACAACGCGCTAGGAAATGTTCTTGGACGGTTACAGATTGAAAGGGAGACCGAAGACTAG
- the LOC122644916 gene encoding zinc finger BED domain-containing protein RICESLEEPER 2-like, with product MSNTQVNMEDEPDCGLDADVMSDDGLYIPGISATELAGTTTVEIDVTKRKRRSIVWEEFEILQGKGFSDGKERAKCNRCGQIYKADSTTNGTGTLRRHILHCPKWENKGPTQMTLGVNDGKLMLRDKKVDQVWVRDKVTRLIVRHELPLIFVEYEEFRELITYLFPNYTHITRNTQMAEILKFYNLESSRIHNLLKSFNGKISLTSDLWTSITNDGYISLTGHYFDKDWVLHKKLLKFCIMPPPHTGINICEMVSKILSEWGIDRKLFSITLDNVTSNFSFVELLKRNLNLKNALLCKGEFFHNRCCAHILNLIVQDGLKHTESVALI from the coding sequence ATGTCCAACACACAAGTCAATATGGAAGATGAGCCCGATTGTGGCTTAGATGCTGATGTGATGTCCGATGATGGACTTTACATTCCTGGAATTTCAGCAACAGAACTTGCTGGCACAACAACTGTTGAAATAGATGTTaccaagaggaaaagaaggagtaTTGTTTGGGAGGAGTTTGAAATTCTTCAGGGGAAGGGTTTTAGTGATGGGAAGGAACGAGCGAAATGCAATAGGTGTGGGCAAATCTATAAGGCTGATAGTACTACTAATGGAACTGGAACCCTTAGGAGACATATTTTACATTGCCCAAAATGGGAAAACAAAGGACCAACCCAAATGACTCTGGGTGTTAATGATGGGAAATTAATGTTAAGAGATAAAAAGGTTGACCAAGTCTGGGTGCGTGATAAGGTCACGAGGCTTATTGTGAGACATGAGTTACCTTTAATCTTTGTTGAGTATGAGGAGTTTAGGGAATTAATCACATACCTTTTTCCTAACTACACCCATATTACCCGCAACACACAAATGGCAGAGATTTTGAAGTTTTACAATTTGGAGTCCAGTAGAATCCATAATCTACTCAAGTCATTTAATGGGAAGATTTCTTTGACAAGTGATCTATGGACATCCATCACCAATGATGGATACATATCTTTGACTGGCCATTATTTTGATAAGGATTGGGTGTTGCATAAGAAGTTATTGAAGTTTTGCATCATGCCACCTCCACATACTGGCATCAATATTTGTGAAATGGTTTCAAAGATCTTGTCTGAGTGGGGTATTGATCGGAAATTATTTTCAATTACTTTGGATAATGTGACTTCTAATTTTAGTTTTGTTGAGTTGTTGAAgagaaatttgaatttgaagaatgCCCTTTTATGTAAAGGAGAATTCTTTCATAATAGGTGTTGTGCTCATATTCTCAATCTCATTGTACAAGATGGACTAAAGCACACAGAGTCTGTGGCATTGATTTGA